The following are from one region of the Synechococcus sp. CBW1108 genome:
- a CDS encoding antitoxin Xre/MbcA/ParS toxin-binding domain-containing protein — protein sequence MAPAIPAPARDAAQEADLGQSFWQRATELGGLDEHQRLAAIEQGWSSSWLAALRQNLHLKPSELEPLVALSEATMARRTREQAALDLVASERLDRLMQVVSQAYGVFEQPGSTEAWLKAPHPLLHQASPLRHCRTAIGAGQVRRLLQALEQGAPV from the coding sequence ATGGCTCCTGCGATCCCCGCCCCAGCGCGCGACGCGGCCCAAGAGGCAGACCTGGGCCAATCCTTCTGGCAAAGAGCGACCGAGCTCGGCGGCCTGGATGAGCATCAGCGCCTGGCTGCGATTGAGCAGGGCTGGAGCAGCAGCTGGCTGGCGGCCTTGCGCCAGAACCTGCACCTCAAGCCTTCGGAGTTAGAGCCACTGGTGGCTCTTTCGGAAGCCACGATGGCGCGCCGCACTCGCGAGCAGGCGGCCCTGGATCTGGTGGCCTCCGAGCGTCTGGACCGACTGATGCAGGTAGTGAGCCAAGCCTATGGCGTGTTTGAGCAGCCAGGCAGCACGGAGGCCTGGCTGAAGGCGCCCCACCCGCTGCTGCATCAAGCCAGCCCACTGCGGCATTGCCGCACGGCGATCGGCGCTGGCCAGGTGCGGCGCCTGCTGCAGGCGCTGGAGCAGGGCGCCCCGGTGTGA
- a CDS encoding DUF2442 domain-containing protein, with protein MANPGERITHVHCTDDALVVSLAAGRSISDPLAWYPRLLHATAAERDAWTLAGAGYGINWPSLDEDLSVAGLLRGAPAPRQALPLA; from the coding sequence TTGGCTAACCCCGGCGAACGCATCACCCACGTGCACTGCACGGACGACGCGCTGGTGGTTTCGCTGGCGGCCGGGCGCTCGATTTCCGACCCCCTGGCCTGGTATCCCCGTCTGCTGCATGCCACGGCGGCAGAGCGTGACGCCTGGACACTCGCGGGCGCTGGCTACGGCATCAACTGGCCCAGCCTCGATGAGGACCTGAGCGTGGCCGGCCTGCTGCGCGGCGCTCCAGCACCCCGTCAGGCCTTGCCGCTCGCTTGA
- a CDS encoding Fic family protein, whose translation MALAAYQGFASALERLRLTAADGAMLVALASHQGRQELFLRRRPEALDALRTVALVESSESSNRLEGIAVPRARVERLVLKGAEMRNRSEQEVAGYRDALALINENAAEMPLEPRLLLQLHQRLTSYSTGRGGVWKSTNNEIQERDANGQVLRVRFRCLDAVAVPQAMDLLMAEIRSALVRRGNDELLWIPLALLDFLCIHPFTDGNGRVGWLLTLLLLYRSDWILGRYISLERLVEDARAGYYESLEASSIGWHGQQHDPLPWCRYLWGVLLRGYREFEQRIDALAHVRQSEGLAVPRAEKRQLVREACLRQLLPFPVSSIEQDCPGISRELIRQVLQKLADEGLMQLEGRGRAARWVPLMAAESE comes from the coding sequence TTGGCATTGGCTGCCTATCAAGGTTTTGCGTCTGCGCTGGAGCGCCTGCGGCTCACGGCAGCCGATGGCGCCATGTTGGTAGCCCTGGCCAGCCACCAGGGCCGGCAGGAGTTGTTTTTGCGGCGGCGCCCAGAGGCCCTGGATGCCCTGCGCACCGTGGCTCTCGTGGAGAGCAGCGAGAGCTCGAATCGCCTTGAGGGCATCGCTGTGCCCCGGGCGCGGGTGGAGCGGCTGGTGCTCAAGGGTGCCGAGATGCGCAACCGCTCGGAGCAGGAGGTGGCTGGTTATCGCGACGCTCTGGCCCTGATCAATGAGAACGCCGCGGAGATGCCCCTGGAGCCGCGCTTGCTGTTGCAGCTGCATCAACGGCTCACCAGCTATTCGACCGGCCGGGGCGGGGTGTGGAAGAGCACCAACAATGAAATCCAGGAGCGCGACGCCAACGGACAGGTGTTGCGGGTGCGGTTTCGCTGCCTCGATGCAGTGGCTGTGCCGCAGGCGATGGATCTCCTCATGGCCGAGATCAGATCGGCCCTGGTGCGACGCGGCAACGACGAACTGCTCTGGATCCCGCTCGCCCTGCTCGACTTCCTCTGCATTCATCCGTTCACGGATGGCAATGGGCGCGTTGGCTGGTTGCTCACCCTGCTGCTGCTCTACCGCAGCGACTGGATTCTGGGCCGCTACATCAGCCTGGAGCGGTTGGTGGAAGACGCCCGCGCCGGCTACTACGAAAGCCTGGAGGCCTCGTCCATCGGTTGGCATGGACAGCAGCATGACCCGCTGCCGTGGTGCCGCTACCTGTGGGGCGTGCTGCTGCGGGGCTACCGGGAGTTTGAGCAGCGCATCGATGCATTGGCGCATGTTCGCCAGAGCGAGGGCCTGGCGGTGCCACGGGCTGAGAAGCGTCAGCTGGTGCGCGAGGCCTGCCTGCGCCAACTGCTGCCCTTCCCCGTGAGCTCCATTGAGCAGGACTGTCCTGGCATCAGCCGCGAATTGATCCGCCAGGTGCTGCAGAAGCTGGCGGATGAAGGCCTGATGCAACTGGAGGGCCGCGGCCGGGCGGCGCGCTGGGTGCCGCTGATGGCTGCCGAGAGCGAATGA